A region from the Sphingomonas flavescens genome encodes:
- a CDS encoding glycine--tRNA ligase subunit alpha, which produces MAEPSSLSFQDLILTLHHYWSAQGCAILQPYDMEMGAGTFHPATVLRALGPDAWRAAYVQPCRRPTDGRYGENPNRLGHYYQYQVVLKPSPDRLQELYLGSLAEIGIDPLKHDIRFVEDDWESPTLGAWGLGWEVWCDGMEVTQFTYFQQVGGFECRPVTGELTYGLERLAMYIQGVDNVYDLRFNNGGVTYGDVFLENEREMSAYNFEVADTDALFDLFRKAASECERCLEAKLPIPAYEQAIKASHVFNTLQARGVISVAERQAYIGRVRDLAKGACGAWLERSA; this is translated from the coding sequence GTGGCTGAACCATCTTCCTTGAGTTTCCAGGACCTGATCCTGACGCTGCATCACTATTGGAGCGCGCAGGGCTGCGCGATCCTGCAGCCGTATGACATGGAGATGGGGGCAGGGACGTTTCACCCGGCGACGGTGCTTCGAGCGCTCGGCCCGGACGCCTGGCGCGCCGCCTATGTGCAGCCGTGCCGGCGACCGACGGACGGCCGCTACGGCGAGAACCCGAACCGGCTCGGCCATTACTATCAGTACCAAGTCGTTCTGAAGCCGAGCCCGGACAGGCTCCAAGAATTGTATCTCGGAAGCTTGGCCGAAATCGGCATCGACCCGCTCAAGCACGACATCCGCTTCGTCGAGGATGATTGGGAAAGCCCGACGCTGGGCGCTTGGGGCCTCGGCTGGGAAGTGTGGTGCGACGGCATGGAGGTGACGCAGTTCACCTATTTTCAGCAGGTCGGCGGGTTCGAATGCCGGCCGGTGACGGGCGAATTGACCTACGGGCTCGAGCGGCTTGCGATGTACATCCAGGGCGTCGACAACGTGTACGACCTTCGGTTCAACAACGGTGGCGTAACCTACGGCGATGTATTCCTCGAGAATGAGCGCGAGATGTCCGCTTATAATTTCGAGGTGGCGGATACCGATGCTCTGTTCGACCTGTTTCGGAAGGCCGCTAGCGAGTGCGAACGCTGCCTGGAGGCCAAGTTGCCGATCCCGGCCTACGAGCAGGCGATCAAGGCCAGCCACGTCTTCAACACGCTGCAGGCGCGCGGCGTAATCAGCGTTGCCGAGCGCCAGGCCTATATCGGCCGCGTGCGTGACCTCGCGAAGGGCGCGTGTGGGGCCTGGCTGGAGCGGTCTGCCTGA
- a CDS encoding TraB/GumN family protein, giving the protein MNFKHWIKRSLAALGIPLLLGAVPASARAPQNAHPALWEVSDPDTKIYLFGTIHLLPDDLNWRSAKFDEAVANSQQLIVETIVDQQNLQALQQAKFQLGFAKGLKPIAERVPAADVAKLRAAIKKSGAPEQVFDQMKTWLAAITLLSLQFQEMGLQGSHGPEEILRQQFLSTKRPIGELETNLEQFSYFDRLPEKAQLQLLQGALEPSGNVGKEFNGMLASWSRGDVRQIASTFNRELSESKEIRETLLEARNAHWAKWIEQRLNQPGTIMVAVGAGHLAGKGSVLDTLQKNGYKVRRLQ; this is encoded by the coding sequence ATGAACTTCAAACATTGGATCAAGCGCAGCCTTGCGGCACTCGGCATCCCGCTCTTGCTCGGCGCCGTGCCTGCGTCCGCGCGCGCACCCCAGAATGCCCATCCTGCCCTCTGGGAAGTGTCGGATCCCGACACGAAAATCTATCTGTTCGGGACAATTCACCTGCTGCCTGATGACTTGAATTGGCGTAGCGCCAAGTTCGACGAGGCGGTGGCCAACTCGCAGCAGCTGATCGTCGAAACCATCGTCGATCAGCAAAACCTTCAGGCGCTCCAACAGGCGAAGTTCCAGCTCGGCTTCGCCAAGGGGCTGAAGCCGATCGCCGAGCGCGTACCGGCCGCCGATGTCGCCAAGCTCCGCGCCGCGATCAAAAAGAGCGGCGCGCCCGAACAGGTTTTCGACCAGATGAAGACCTGGCTGGCCGCGATTACGCTGCTCAGTCTGCAATTTCAGGAGATGGGACTGCAAGGATCGCACGGGCCCGAAGAAATTCTCCGGCAGCAATTCCTCTCGACGAAGCGGCCGATCGGCGAGCTCGAGACCAACCTCGAACAGTTCAGCTACTTCGATCGCCTGCCGGAAAAAGCACAACTCCAGTTGCTCCAGGGCGCGCTCGAGCCGAGCGGTAACGTGGGTAAGGAGTTCAATGGCATGCTGGCTTCCTGGTCGCGCGGGGACGTCAGGCAGATCGCCAGCACCTTCAATCGCGAGCTGTCCGAATCGAAGGAGATCCGCGAGACCCTGCTCGAGGCTCGCAATGCCCATTGGGCGAAGTGGATCGAGCAACGGCTAAATCAGCCCGGCACGATCATGGTCGCAGTCGGTGCAGGCCATCTCGCCGGCAAGGGCTCGGTGCTCGATACCTTGCAGAAGAATGGCTACAAGGTGCGCCGGCTTCAGTAG
- a CDS encoding TraB/GumN family protein yields MLNVIAAATLAAATPADLPAAEPDAAPAMFEVRDADTTIYVFGTFHALDAKTQWFNERVRAAFEQSGELVLETVIPERPQLYQATPGFRPPSVTPSASFLATTRMAINAGRSRGLQVDNGADMILRYAAEAEGKQVEGLETMQFQLDMFSKMPPALPAAAPSGRSKVADAADGNQMQSLSKTMADMQDAWKRGDQRVFVSMLAQLRAASPDTYRMMFTERNDRWADWIRARMRSPGTVFVAVGAGHLAGPDSLLVRLAERGLSSRRVN; encoded by the coding sequence ATGCTGAACGTGATCGCCGCCGCCACATTGGCCGCCGCAACGCCTGCCGACTTGCCAGCTGCTGAACCCGATGCTGCACCCGCGATGTTCGAAGTGCGCGATGCGGACACTACCATCTACGTCTTCGGCACTTTCCACGCGCTCGATGCCAAGACCCAGTGGTTCAACGAGCGCGTCCGCGCGGCCTTCGAGCAGTCCGGCGAGCTTGTCCTTGAAACGGTCATTCCCGAGCGACCGCAGCTCTACCAGGCAACGCCTGGCTTCCGTCCTCCGTCGGTCACGCCCTCGGCCTCCTTTCTCGCAACGACCCGCATGGCCATCAATGCGGGCCGATCACGCGGTCTTCAGGTTGATAATGGCGCGGACATGATCTTGCGCTACGCAGCCGAAGCCGAGGGCAAGCAGGTCGAGGGCTTGGAAACGATGCAGTTCCAGCTCGACATGTTCAGCAAGATGCCTCCGGCTTTACCAGCCGCAGCGCCGTCTGGCCGATCGAAAGTGGCTGATGCCGCGGACGGCAACCAGATGCAGAGCCTATCGAAAACGATGGCGGACATGCAGGACGCCTGGAAGCGCGGGGACCAGAGAGTGTTCGTCAGCATGCTAGCCCAGCTCCGCGCCGCCTCTCCCGACACCTACCGCATGATGTTTACAGAGCGGAACGACCGCTGGGCGGACTGGATCAGGGCGCGCATGCGGTCACCCGGTACTGTGTTCGTTGCTGTTGGAGCGGGACATTTGGCTGGCCCCGATTCGCTCCTCGTTCGCCTCGCCGAGCGCGGCCTGTCCTCGCGCCGGGTGAACTGA
- a CDS encoding 50S ribosomal protein L25/general stress protein Ctc — protein MSDQLTLPAEARDRAGKGASRELRREGRVPAVVYGEKKEPLSIHVEEKLLSKMLSTGHFMNSVVMIDLSGKAHRTLPKAVDFHPVTSRPIHVDFLRIGEHTKVTVAVPMRFDNEDASPGLKRGGVLNVVVHELELVCDAADIPSEIHVPLDGLEIGDSIHIGQVKLPRGVTPANTDDDFTVATVVAPSAMKSEEDEAEAPAADAVPTVGAEESENEESGE, from the coding sequence ATGAGCGATCAGCTGACGCTGCCCGCCGAAGCGCGCGACCGGGCTGGCAAGGGAGCCTCCCGTGAACTGCGCCGCGAAGGCCGGGTCCCCGCCGTGGTTTACGGCGAGAAGAAAGAACCTCTGTCGATTCACGTCGAGGAGAAGCTGTTGTCGAAAATGCTTTCGACCGGCCACTTCATGAACTCGGTCGTGATGATCGACCTGTCGGGCAAGGCGCACCGTACGCTGCCGAAGGCCGTGGATTTCCACCCGGTGACCAGCCGGCCGATCCACGTCGACTTCCTGCGGATCGGTGAGCACACCAAGGTGACCGTCGCCGTCCCGATGCGCTTCGACAATGAAGACGCCTCGCCGGGCCTGAAGCGCGGCGGCGTGCTGAACGTCGTCGTTCACGAGCTCGAGCTGGTCTGCGACGCCGCGGATATTCCAAGCGAGATCCACGTGCCGCTGGACGGCCTGGAAATCGGCGATTCGATTCACATCGGCCAGGTGAAGCTGCCCAGGGGCGTGACGCCGGCCAACACCGACGACGACTTCACGGTCGCCACCGTGGTCGCTCCGTCGGCGATGAAGTCCGAAGAAGACGAAGCCGAAGCACCGGCCGCCGATGCGGTCCCGACCGTCGGCGCCGAAGAGTCCGAAAACGAGGAGAGCGGCGAGTAA
- the pth gene encoding aminoacyl-tRNA hydrolase yields the protein MQIWVGLGNPGAQYALHRHNVGFMAADILAETHSFGPWSKKFRSLVSEGRIGRHRVLLLKPQTFMNDSGDAVQQALRFYKLDEDALTVFHDELDLAPFKVKVRVGGGLAGHNGLRSINAALGPDFRRVRIGIGHPGPGRKDLVTPHVLGNYAKSEMEPLSDMLSAIATEADWLADGDDARFMSEIALRLQQDQ from the coding sequence ATGCAGATCTGGGTCGGCCTCGGCAATCCGGGCGCGCAATATGCGCTGCACCGGCACAATGTCGGCTTCATGGCCGCCGACATTCTGGCGGAGACGCATAGCTTCGGCCCGTGGTCGAAGAAGTTTCGGAGTCTGGTTTCGGAAGGCCGGATCGGCCGCCACCGCGTACTGCTGCTGAAACCGCAGACCTTCATGAACGATAGCGGCGACGCGGTTCAGCAGGCGCTGCGCTTCTACAAGCTGGACGAGGATGCACTGACGGTCTTCCATGACGAGCTCGACCTTGCGCCATTCAAGGTGAAGGTGCGCGTTGGTGGCGGGCTTGCTGGTCACAACGGACTTCGCTCGATCAACGCGGCGCTCGGCCCCGACTTCCGCCGCGTCCGGATCGGCATTGGCCACCCCGGCCCCGGGCGAAAGGACCTCGTGACGCCACACGTGCTCGGCAATTACGCAAAGTCGGAAATGGAACCCTTGAGTGACATGCTGTCCGCGATTGCAACCGAGGCGGACTGGCTCGCGGATGGCGACGACGCCCGTTTCATGAGCGAGATCGCGCTTCGATTGCAGCAGGACCAATGA
- a CDS encoding TIGR02466 family protein: MTRHLFATQLYEAELGDNALLEELAYSIHALASDDIAGRNWSKEHRYAGYTSYASLNDLPRRDPAFSALGKLLTRHVTAFARDAGFDLDRKPRLDSLWVNLLKAGGHHSGHIHPHSLFSGTLYVDVPPGSGSIRFEDPRLPMMMAAPPRRDSFVTIDPHAGLVLMWESWLRHEVLPGTGRGARLSVSFNFA, encoded by the coding sequence ATGACGCGGCACCTGTTCGCTACCCAGCTATACGAAGCGGAGCTTGGCGATAACGCGCTGCTCGAAGAACTCGCGTACTCGATCCACGCGCTCGCCAGCGACGATATCGCCGGCCGTAACTGGTCCAAGGAGCATCGGTACGCCGGCTACACCAGCTACGCTTCCCTCAACGATCTGCCGCGCCGCGATCCTGCTTTTTCAGCGTTGGGCAAGCTCCTGACGCGTCACGTGACCGCCTTTGCGCGAGATGCGGGCTTCGACCTCGACCGCAAGCCGCGCCTCGACAGCCTGTGGGTCAATCTGTTGAAAGCCGGTGGGCATCACAGTGGACACATTCATCCACACAGTCTGTTTTCCGGCACGCTTTATGTGGACGTACCCCCGGGCTCAGGCTCGATTAGGTTCGAGGATCCGCGGCTGCCGATGATGATGGCGGCACCGCCGCGACGCGATAGCTTCGTGACAATCGACCCTCATGCGGGGTTGGTGCTGATGTGGGAAAGTTGGCTTCGCCACGAAGTCCTGCCCGGCACCGGCCGCGGTGCGCGGCTAAGCGTTTCTTTCAACTTCGCCTGA
- the ychF gene encoding redox-regulated ATPase YchF — translation MGFRCGIVGLPNVGKSTLFNALTETAAAQAANYPFCTIEPNVGRVAVPDARLDQIAKIAGSAQEIETQIEFVDIAGLVRGASQGEGLGNQFLANIREVDAIVHVLRCFEDDDVTHVEGRVDPIADAETVETELMLADLDSLERRVPNLTKKAQQGDKEAKIEASVLGQALELLRASKPARLVTPKDPEEEKALQRAQLLTGKPVLYVCNVGEGDAADGNELSARVAAKAAAENAKAVVVSAAIEAEIATLAAEEREAFLSDLGLQETGLARVIRAGYELLGLITFFTAGPKEARAWTTHRGAKAPEAAGEIHTDFERGFIRAETIAFDDFVKFGGESGARDAGKLRSEGKEYVVQDGDVMLFRFNV, via the coding sequence ATGGGCTTCCGCTGTGGCATTGTCGGCTTGCCGAACGTAGGCAAATCGACCCTCTTCAATGCGCTCACCGAGACGGCTGCGGCGCAGGCGGCCAATTATCCGTTCTGCACGATCGAGCCAAATGTTGGCCGGGTCGCGGTGCCGGATGCGCGTCTCGACCAGATCGCGAAGATCGCCGGGTCGGCGCAGGAGATCGAAACCCAGATCGAGTTCGTGGACATTGCCGGCTTGGTCCGCGGGGCGTCGCAGGGCGAAGGGCTCGGCAACCAGTTCCTTGCCAACATTCGCGAAGTGGACGCGATCGTGCACGTCCTGCGTTGCTTCGAAGACGACGACGTGACGCACGTCGAAGGCCGCGTCGATCCCATCGCCGATGCGGAAACCGTCGAAACCGAGCTCATGCTGGCCGACCTTGACAGCCTGGAACGCCGCGTCCCGAACCTCACGAAGAAGGCGCAGCAGGGCGACAAGGAAGCGAAGATCGAAGCGAGCGTTCTCGGGCAGGCGCTTGAACTTTTGCGAGCTTCGAAGCCGGCGCGCCTGGTGACGCCAAAGGATCCTGAGGAAGAAAAGGCGTTGCAGCGCGCTCAACTGCTGACCGGAAAACCGGTGCTCTACGTCTGCAACGTCGGCGAAGGTGACGCGGCCGATGGCAACGAATTGTCCGCTCGGGTTGCGGCGAAAGCTGCAGCCGAGAACGCCAAGGCTGTCGTCGTTTCCGCCGCGATCGAGGCCGAAATCGCTACGCTAGCGGCTGAGGAGCGAGAAGCCTTCCTGTCCGATCTCGGCTTGCAGGAGACCGGCCTCGCCCGCGTGATCCGCGCAGGTTATGAGTTGCTTGGTCTAATCACCTTCTTCACAGCAGGGCCGAAGGAGGCGCGTGCCTGGACGACTCACCGGGGCGCCAAGGCGCCCGAGGCGGCCGGCGAGATCCATACCGATTTCGAACGCGGCTTCATCCGCGCGGAGACTATTGCCTTCGACGATTTCGTGAAGTTCGGCGGGGAGAGCGGCGCTCGTGACGCGGGCAAATTGCGATCGGAAGGCAAGGAATATGTCGTCCAGGACGGCGACGTGATGCTGTTCCGGTTCAACGTTTGA
- a CDS encoding phosphatase PAP2 family protein: MTERMTTRGQWRFAAAIVMLASIWLLMLVGGRGPLDRAIYEALYAGHRPALAAVARAFTALGEPTVLISAGVATALWLWYAGHRHLPFILIAITMLGRGLSELQKYWVGRARPDLEAHLVVVKSQSFPSGHATSSMIFYMVMALTLTAGTRWHRAAAAAAFLLSLLIGLSRVMLGVHWPSDVVGGWSFGLLWVLLTLRIAQRFVQTDVKR, encoded by the coding sequence ATGACTGAACGAATGACCACCCGCGGCCAGTGGCGTTTTGCCGCGGCGATCGTAATGCTCGCCAGCATCTGGCTACTCATGCTTGTCGGCGGCCGAGGTCCCCTCGACCGTGCGATCTACGAGGCACTTTATGCGGGGCACCGGCCCGCGCTTGCTGCTGTTGCCAGGGCCTTCACCGCGCTGGGCGAACCGACAGTCCTGATCAGCGCAGGCGTCGCGACCGCGCTATGGCTGTGGTACGCTGGGCACCGGCATTTGCCCTTTATCCTGATCGCGATCACCATGCTCGGACGGGGACTTAGCGAACTGCAGAAATATTGGGTCGGGCGGGCCCGTCCCGATCTCGAGGCGCATTTGGTCGTCGTGAAGAGCCAGTCGTTTCCGAGCGGCCATGCGACCAGCTCCATGATTTTTTATATGGTGATGGCGCTGACGCTTACGGCTGGCACGCGCTGGCATCGCGCCGCTGCTGCCGCCGCATTTCTGCTATCTTTGCTGATCGGCCTCAGCCGCGTAATGCTCGGCGTTCACTGGCCGAGCGACGTCGTCGGCGGCTGGTCGTTCGGCCTGTTGTGGGTGCTGCTTACACTGCGTATCGCGCAGCGCTTCGTTCAGACCGACGTCAAACGTTGA
- a CDS encoding TonB-dependent receptor produces the protein MLASPAIAQNAQPQTPGQSSAPGTNATDVTAPPPQVQKAQDGQVPDQSEIVITATKREENLQNVPISVQVLGTRKLDQLNISNFEQYTKQLPSVSFQTAQPGFTTVYMRGVATGGDGNHSGSLPSVGTYLDEQPVTTIGGTLDVHIYDIARIESLAGPQGTLYGASSEAGTIRIITNKPDLGKTYGRVDGEINSVAHGGIGGKLEGMINLPLTSRIAFRAVGFYEHDAGYIDNVPGSRTYFYPGGSIGFNNSGFVKKNFNDVDIYGGRAALKIDLDDNWTVLPQIMYQNTKANGVFYENENLPELQTVRFQKEPAKDHFTQAALTIQGKIANFDVTYAGAYMVRPRSAASDYTEYTDAYDSYYQSLGYLGLLDYQTYVDNSGTIINPRQHILGTDKFQKLSQELRIATPADKPIRALVGAFYQDQKNHIFQNYMVDNLATSLSVTGYPGTIWLTNQRRQDKDYALFGEANWDITPQITLTGGLRFYKFNNSLYGFAGFGAGNPGGFSTGQNRCLTVNGLQARFDRTSALATGNSGLDIPCYNVADVVDGKAVPRRSKGSGHIHRLNVQWKPSNGLMFYATWSRGFRPGGINRQPNAPPYAADFLTNYEAGWKTTFMGSRIRWNGAIYHQKWSGFQFSFLGANSLTVIQNGRNASVNGIESDINYVGGGLTLTLSGAYTDAKTKGAICHSSVDTTPNCTDAGDYIVTPSGTRLPVTPRFKGSATARYSWPMGSGNAHVQGVVAYQGSATADIRQNDGGTNPNDFLGRIKSSTVVDLFTGYDWGRYSFELFGSNIFDKRNELSRFVVCSICTQTKVVVGRPRTIGLRAGMKF, from the coding sequence GTGCTGGCTTCGCCAGCCATCGCGCAGAACGCTCAGCCGCAGACACCGGGCCAGTCTTCCGCCCCAGGCACTAATGCCACGGACGTGACGGCGCCGCCGCCTCAGGTCCAGAAGGCCCAAGATGGGCAGGTCCCGGATCAGAGCGAGATCGTCATCACCGCGACGAAGCGCGAAGAAAATCTGCAGAACGTGCCGATCAGCGTCCAGGTGCTGGGCACGCGCAAGCTCGATCAGCTGAACATCTCGAATTTCGAGCAGTACACTAAGCAGCTTCCGTCGGTGAGTTTCCAGACCGCCCAGCCCGGATTCACCACCGTTTACATGCGGGGCGTCGCCACGGGCGGCGACGGCAACCATTCGGGTTCGCTGCCGTCGGTGGGCACCTATCTCGACGAGCAACCTGTCACGACGATCGGCGGCACGCTCGACGTCCATATCTACGACATCGCGCGCATCGAAAGCCTCGCTGGGCCGCAGGGCACCTTATATGGGGCATCGAGCGAAGCGGGGACGATCCGCATCATAACGAACAAGCCCGACCTCGGCAAAACCTACGGCCGCGTCGACGGGGAGATCAACAGCGTCGCGCACGGTGGGATCGGTGGCAAACTCGAGGGCATGATCAACCTGCCGCTCACATCGCGCATCGCGTTCCGCGCGGTCGGCTTTTACGAGCATGATGCAGGGTACATCGACAATGTGCCGGGTAGCCGGACCTATTTTTACCCGGGCGGCAGCATCGGCTTTAACAACAGCGGCTTCGTCAAGAAGAACTTCAACGATGTCGATATTTACGGCGGTCGCGCTGCGCTGAAGATCGACCTCGACGACAATTGGACCGTGCTTCCGCAGATCATGTACCAGAACACCAAGGCGAATGGTGTTTTCTACGAAAACGAGAATCTGCCCGAGTTACAGACGGTCCGGTTCCAGAAAGAACCGGCCAAGGATCACTTCACGCAAGCCGCGCTGACGATCCAAGGCAAAATCGCCAATTTCGACGTCACCTACGCCGGCGCCTACATGGTCCGCCCGCGCTCCGCCGCGAGCGACTATACCGAGTATACCGACGCGTACGATTCCTACTACCAAAGTCTCGGTTATCTGGGGCTGCTCGACTATCAGACCTATGTCGACAATTCCGGAACCATCATCAATCCGCGGCAGCACATTCTGGGCACCGACAAGTTCCAGAAGCTGAGCCAGGAACTGCGCATCGCGACGCCTGCAGACAAGCCGATCCGGGCGCTCGTCGGCGCGTTCTACCAGGATCAGAAGAACCACATCTTCCAGAATTACATGGTGGATAACCTTGCGACTTCGCTTTCGGTGACTGGTTATCCCGGGACGATTTGGCTGACCAACCAGCGACGGCAGGACAAGGACTATGCCCTGTTCGGCGAGGCGAACTGGGACATTACTCCGCAGATCACCCTTACGGGCGGTCTTCGCTTCTATAAGTTCAACAACAGTCTCTACGGTTTTGCCGGCTTCGGCGCTGGCAACCCAGGCGGCTTCAGCACCGGCCAGAACCGATGCCTGACCGTGAACGGGCTGCAGGCTCGCTTCGACCGCACCAGCGCTTTGGCAACGGGCAACTCAGGTCTGGATATCCCTTGCTATAACGTCGCCGACGTCGTCGATGGAAAGGCCGTCCCCCGGCGCAGCAAGGGGTCCGGCCACATCCACCGGCTGAACGTGCAGTGGAAGCCCAGCAACGGGCTGATGTTCTACGCCACGTGGTCACGCGGTTTCCGGCCGGGCGGCATCAATCGCCAGCCTAACGCACCTCCCTATGCCGCCGATTTCCTCACCAATTACGAGGCTGGCTGGAAGACGACGTTCATGGGTAGCCGGATCCGGTGGAACGGCGCCATCTATCATCAGAAGTGGAGTGGCTTTCAGTTCAGCTTCCTCGGCGCGAATAGCCTGACGGTCATTCAGAACGGCCGCAACGCGAGCGTCAACGGCATCGAGAGCGACATCAACTATGTCGGTGGAGGCCTGACGCTAACGCTTTCCGGTGCCTACACCGATGCCAAGACCAAAGGTGCGATCTGCCACTCGTCGGTCGATACCACACCCAATTGTACGGATGCGGGCGACTATATCGTAACGCCATCGGGGACGCGCCTTCCGGTGACGCCCAGGTTCAAGGGAAGCGCGACAGCCCGCTACAGTTGGCCAATGGGATCAGGCAATGCGCACGTTCAAGGCGTCGTCGCGTATCAGGGGTCGGCGACTGCCGACATTCGTCAGAACGACGGCGGCACCAATCCCAACGATTTCTTGGGCCGGATCAAGAGTTCCACGGTCGTCGATCTGTTCACTGGCTACGATTGGGGGCGCTACAGCTTCGAATTGTTCGGCTCCAACATCTTCGACAAACGAAACGAACTGTCCCGCTTCGTGGTCTGCAGCATCTGTACGCAGACCAAGGTTGTTGTCGGGAGGCCCCGGACGATCGGTCTTCGCGCCGGCATGAAGTTCTAA
- a CDS encoding tetratricopeptide repeat-containing sulfotransferase family protein, with protein sequence MEAALALNDNRLEVAERLLKPHLKEDPFDVAAMRMLAELAARIGRWGDAEHLLRRAVELAPSWTAARANLALVLGRTGRPAEALSLLDGIFDEEPDDLGHWNLKAATLGRLGDFEEAIGLYEQVLHRAPHQPKVWMSYGHMLKTLGRQADGVAAYRHAIELRPALGEAWWSLANLKTVTLDDVDIASMSSALNDPSATDADRLHLHFALGKAKHDAGRFDEAFDHYSGGNALRLGSHPYDPQEVRRMVDRSIGIFTHQFFAERSGGASAADPIFIVGMPRAGSTLVEQILSSHSAVEGTAELPDIPVLARKSGSYPEGLATLSAAELWALGEEYMRRASVQRRTGKPRFIDKLPNNWLYVPFIQLILPNATIIDARRHPLGCCLSNFRQHFAHGQSFTYDLADVGRYYADYVHMMVHIDDVLPGKVHRVIYEKMVGDTEAEVRRLLTHCGLEFEPACLEFYKTERPVRTASSEQVRQPIYRSATDEWRAYEKHLGPLKDALGSVLDAYPDAPALFSQR encoded by the coding sequence ATGGAGGCAGCGCTCGCGCTGAACGACAATCGGCTGGAAGTCGCGGAACGTCTCCTGAAGCCGCACCTCAAGGAAGATCCATTCGACGTCGCAGCCATGCGCATGCTTGCCGAGCTCGCAGCTCGGATCGGTCGATGGGGAGACGCCGAGCATCTGTTGCGGCGTGCGGTCGAGCTGGCACCAAGCTGGACGGCGGCGAGGGCCAACCTTGCGCTCGTGCTCGGCCGTACTGGTCGCCCCGCAGAGGCGCTTTCCCTTCTTGATGGCATTTTTGACGAGGAACCGGACGATCTCGGCCATTGGAACCTGAAGGCGGCGACGCTTGGCCGATTGGGAGATTTCGAGGAGGCCATCGGCTTGTATGAGCAAGTCCTCCACCGCGCGCCACACCAGCCCAAAGTATGGATGAGTTACGGGCACATGCTGAAGACGCTCGGTCGTCAGGCAGATGGGGTTGCGGCGTATCGGCATGCGATTGAACTGCGGCCTGCCCTTGGGGAAGCCTGGTGGAGCTTGGCGAACCTCAAGACCGTAACGCTGGACGACGTCGATATTGCTTCGATGAGTAGCGCTCTCAACGACCCGAGTGCCACAGATGCCGACCGGCTTCATCTGCACTTCGCGCTAGGCAAAGCGAAGCATGACGCGGGCAGATTCGATGAGGCGTTTGATCATTACTCGGGCGGCAATGCCCTTCGGCTGGGTTCCCATCCATATGATCCGCAGGAAGTTCGGCGTATGGTCGACCGCTCAATCGGCATTTTCACCCATCAATTCTTCGCCGAGCGGAGCGGAGGGGCTTCGGCTGCGGACCCAATCTTCATCGTCGGGATGCCCCGTGCGGGTTCGACGTTGGTCGAGCAGATTCTCAGCAGTCACAGCGCGGTGGAAGGAACTGCGGAACTGCCGGATATTCCGGTACTTGCGAGGAAATCCGGAAGCTATCCCGAGGGTTTAGCGACCCTGTCCGCCGCAGAGCTTTGGGCGCTTGGCGAGGAGTATATGCGCCGCGCGTCGGTTCAACGGCGAACGGGCAAGCCGCGCTTCATCGACAAGCTTCCGAACAACTGGCTTTACGTGCCTTTCATCCAGCTAATCCTGCCCAACGCCACGATCATCGACGCGCGCCGCCATCCGCTGGGCTGCTGCCTGTCGAACTTCCGGCAGCATTTCGCCCACGGGCAATCGTTCACCTACGATCTTGCCGACGTCGGTCGTTACTATGCCGACTACGTGCACATGATGGTCCACATCGACGATGTGCTGCCGGGTAAGGTGCACCGCGTCATCTACGAGAAGATGGTGGGCGATACGGAGGCGGAAGTTCGGCGGCTGCTGACGCATTGCGGGCTCGAGTTCGAGCCGGCCTGTCTGGAGTTCTACAAGACTGAACGTCCGGTCAGGACAGCCAGCTCGGAGCAGGTGCGGCAACCAATTTACCGCAGCGCGACCGACGAATGGCGAGCCTACGAGAAGCATTTGGGCCCACTCAAGGACGCGCTTGGGTCTGTCCTGGATGCCTATCCGGACGCACCTGCGCTCTTCTCGCAACGCTAG
- a CDS encoding MaoC family dehydratase, whose product MIYFEDLEIGKPAVFGTYDVTREEVLEFARKYDPQPFHLSDEEAAKTHFGRIAASGWHTAAMVMAVIARRVVAEQQAGLGSPGIDELRWKKPVYPGDTLTVSGEVLEKTPSRSRPDIGSFRTMTTVTNQHDEVVMTFISIVLIRRRPAADQQS is encoded by the coding sequence ATGATCTATTTCGAAGACCTTGAGATCGGCAAGCCAGCCGTGTTCGGCACCTACGACGTGACCCGTGAAGAAGTGCTGGAGTTCGCGCGCAAGTATGATCCCCAGCCCTTTCATCTGTCGGACGAGGAGGCCGCCAAGACGCACTTCGGGCGCATTGCTGCCAGCGGCTGGCACACGGCGGCGATGGTGATGGCCGTTATCGCGCGCCGGGTCGTCGCGGAACAGCAGGCGGGCCTGGGTTCACCTGGCATCGACGAATTGCGCTGGAAGAAGCCGGTTTATCCAGGGGACACGCTAACGGTCAGCGGCGAGGTGCTGGAAAAGACCCCGTCCCGCAGCAGGCCGGACATTGGTTCCTTCCGCACCATGACGACCGTCACCAATCAACATGATGAGGTCGTGATGACGTTCATCTCGATCGTGCTGATCCGCCGCCGTCCCGCGGCTGACCAGCAGTCCTAG